A window of the Plasmodium falciparum 3D7 genome assembly, chromosome: 3 genome harbors these coding sequences:
- a CDS encoding WD repeat-containing protein, putative, with the protein MDPDKNNTKGINNKKQKINNFDENIVMLNEKNVMNNMDEKDENRYYIKKKIKEQDEKNNENNNYNNVMEYNMECDMLYNKKEVQNIKNNISEKCGIEDYDDYRNNNYDEHYDFPNGSYSCSDNMYNNNYNLLNKEKQKTKNKDNNRLSDTYKVLINFCINEISRNKDQDGINEVYQALKNNNLLIGHNNNKNKNNICSINNTCSINNTCSINNTYSNNNICSINNTYSNNNVDINYYNYKKETLDKDSKGNVFNNNNNNYYYNNLCDGDNNKNEVNYISNKYNSLYNNKDMMMVGMKRKKKLIYSDEECDKYKKKKMCIKNDIECDMLHIFKNVINILTCKYPEHNIKEFFFNSHNKLKEEYENNKNKSIQLSSYYCNRYNNVYNKIKNKIFFSRNNLRKKSHIHIRYKYDVFNYCLKNIKRNITILSHYLPHKKEYDYITKIRFDEYCDNIITSGKDGFIKIYHLITGNIIMCIRAHNYPITDFDIHKSNRYMISCDEKGIVKFWFLDKYMYKLLFTYRRTFYMKNVKFFYNVTHKNVKSSQSYVNNKYGLFHNHYNSNYDNNYDNNYDNNFYNNYDNNCHNNYDNNYHNNYHNNCHNNYHNNCHNNYHNNCHNNYHNYYHNRYHYSCGGRNSCLYYKTYALCSTNTYFFIIKFDDLNNDYQIIKSINTMPMDNVKFFPYLQFSYSLNYNISPYVYNKLIISKNPIKELKNSYLIFINTQKDTNNKYNENNNDHNINGNGRKKKLKFLLLTTKKIYDDHDEHMSITPHDVEITKYVNKVSDEIYNNIHAEDVIELAYNKGDQKKKKLNEQDNSYRKIFQFFEINILQNVKNNIGFVMFKTFEDFKEEIFLFLFSNTSANFITVQTNGSIYMWNFKKYLSDLNKYKKKKKIKKNNNNINNINNINNNNNNPSYCNKYHYSDVKNEKKKKISICCFYTSLYVEYMMESSAMHEHAKTKNKNENVLNEINKENKNDLFIISSTSCSSYYYSSSDYDDGRSDNTLDDEGKGNGNYSDDSLRRMGRNMGNDFIRRNNNNNNNNMRMMNDDVNNTNNNICNKRDRVDYGLLDREEGNNKSEGCIIKNLEHISKLDKNKDKKGKISNYDKYNNNNNNIYNNKYCENSFLKKTNICNKCSNEKKCIHTLNNEKTNNKTKLRAKKLHYKISNISLNISDEYLIVADGITNKSNSSKDINNAVTMRTNISIFSTKTYEETKFFDLKKCDSYVSFIEPNPFYKDIILFGCFRKYIYLLNVEKKKIIKKFSYDSDLKNFSAEWNKNGYFFIVSHNFGYFSIFTLNKNSCYKFTLREQITSTQICFLNDLNANENMEDYDNVNVMSDVYVYDSVGGMNESNRVLPVGGVSTSNNNLMSMRGRRLTRSTRNNGNNNNNNNNNNNNRSSINNRSSNNNRSSNNNSSSNNNNSSNNNRSSNNNSSSNNRSGHRLTRGGNKIERTSNSDDELEIISRNNVNNSNDQDINNNNNNNNSNNNKEEQNNLSFKSSSKKKKKIIEESSDYASSEKTIYTLYTDSNSRCSKQNYKKNKNKKNNHNKDTVHGNNPLGDINTQTKKQTNKSININKNDDAQEDDLLNDEVKIIENGKNTFGKRTKQRFLNNNKQTVINLECMSNNNDEVINVEDVHRETQKSKNKIKTKKKNNNNNNNNNYDDDDEGVDVCEDKDEDEIINIDHIINTSSSFNSKDNIYKKNKKISKNLKKRNSEPDCIHINDSSFMGNKDDAFVLDDDDEIKSNNNNNNDDNDDNYCQNERCDEPWGHPNKQSNFVKKSKIRRKCKKEVTEICDDKKEEQISSNDDSFFDNQSSISFLSDDSKYDNYTDWLNYTSDGSYTSYINKNWKIGKIEKIENMEKIENIEKIENMENIENMENIGKIENMENIGKIENIEKIGNIKNIEKIEQNNNKSCDSISNTSWSSDNDQDFLINSMLSSNDYIKNVKGYLFRKDNIKEDLCVKDNNMNNCLKDFGCYYKDSGSHNLKYINSSVLSQNNNYCNNKYIYANDYLNTCIMYQNFYRNNNSGCLIYTKKKKRRCASEENKPILNNFNNMNILVDKKFKIYEQELQPLLPRFSSFNSCENYLDFLKNEKIDPIHIYISYYKYIYGKLRNRDKSYKNLLVYDILYKVLQNYRKSMSLYNTKIDNKNERNVNNIYCDKFMKSSSIKQIDYFNGPSPKDQGIIMLNNIILKDELKNDLGSLGEKGIVMCDESTNCDYKKEKEVDLKMDPLLEKLNKYIEFYKTGKAEKYKQNYLNLMKIYKIYNRFVNKTDDVLCSNNIIYNNKKKKKKNDYGNYNIYRNNKNDYDLLYASIFYRFLKRLPCKEEENIDNFIYYNRDMICKKNRNKYNNKEKKRKRLKDYLQAYLMHYERVHQKKEDWDYILFLYTSNNKMIYMNNYTKKKILETLEEKYQKNLIREKFNMLHNYPLKGRNCIIKNVDQLIACQYLNPYSVYVRSPVDNYDYINIQSFDNSFLSNYSRYNDFFTMFRNNVYNNINNNNNRNNNFNTSLNYEHIASSVRNTEIAVISEGSSMFTSDQSANYFSEDEEEDDDDYYDDDYYDDDYDDDDDDDEDYADDDFYNDEYTYTNPAYYYNRRYTRNRARRTSQRTRNNRRNNNNNNNNNRKSRKRSTRTNRKKNERTKKKNFENFLNVRKSDRLRNKEQNKKEENNNNNNNNNNNNNNNALFRNSLNSRNRYNTRSSNINRDHLI; encoded by the coding sequence atggatcccgataaaaataatacaaaagggataaataataaaaaacagaaaataaataattttgacgaaaatattgttatgttaaatgaaaaaaatgttatgaataatatggatgAGAAAGATGAAAatagatattatataaagaaaaaaataaaagaacaagatgaaaagaataatgaaaataataattataataatgtaatgGAATATAATATGGAATGtgatatgttatataataagaaagaagttcaaaatataaagaataatatatcagAGAAATGTGGAATTGAAGATTATGATGATTATaggaataataattatgatgaacATTATGATTTTCCTAATGGTTCATATAGTTGCTCggataatatgtataataataattataatttgttaaataaagagaaacaaaaaacaaagaataaagataataacaGGTTAAGTGATACGTACAaagtattaataaatttttgtaTTAATGAAATAAGTAGAAATAAGGATCAAGATGGGATAAATGAGGTGTATCAAGcgttaaaaaataataacctATTAATTggacataataataataaaaataaaaataatatatgtagtataaataatacatgtagtataaataatacatgtagtataaataatacatatagtaataataatatatgtagtataaataatacatatagtaataataatgttgatataaattattacaattataaaaaagaaacattGGATAAAGATAGCAAAGGTAatgtatttaataataataataataattattattataacaatttATGTGAtggagataataataaaaatgaagtaaattatatttcgaataaatataattctttatataataataaagatatgaTGATGGTAGGtatgaaaaggaaaaagaaattaatatatagtGATGAAGAGtgtgataaatataaaaagaaaaagatgtGTATAAAAAACGATATTGAATGTGAtatgttacatatatttaagaatgtaataaatattttaacatGTAAATATCCtgaacataatataaaagaatttttttttaatagtcATAATAAACTAAAAGAAGAATatgagaataataaaaataagtctATACAATTATCAAGTTATTATTGtaatagatataataatgtgtataataaaataaagaataaaatatttttttcgaGAAACAATTTAAGGAAGAAAagtcatatacatataagatataaatatgatgtatttaattattgtttaaaaaatataaaaaggaatataacaatattatcACATTATTTACcacataaaaaagaatatgattatataacaaaaataaggTTTGATGAATATtgtgataatataataacatcGGGAAAAGATGgttttatcaaaatatacCATTTAATAACgggaaatataataatgtgtaTACGAGCACATAATTATCCCATAACAGATTTTGATATACATAAATCAAATAGATATATGATATCATGTGATGAAAAGGGTATAGTAAAATTTTGGTTTCTTGATaagtatatgtataaattattgTTTACATATAGAAGAAccttttatatgaaaaatgtaaAGTTTTTTTACAATGTAACgcataaaaatgttaaatcCTCACAAAGTTATGTGAATAATAAGTATGGTTTGTTCCATAATCATTACAATagtaattatgataataattatgataataattatgataataatttctataataattatgataataattgccataataattatgataacaaTTACCATAACAATTACCATAACAATTGCCATAACAATTACCATAACAATTGCCATAACAATTACCATAACAATTGCCATAACAATTaccataattattatcataaccGTTACCATTATAGTTGTGGAGGTAGGAATTCTTGTCTTTACTATAAGACATATGCGCTGTGTTCTACTaatacttatttttttattataaaatttgacGATTTAAATAACGATtatcaaattataaaatCTATTAATACCATGCCCATGGATAATGTGAAATTTTTTCCATATCTTCAGTTTTCGTAttcattaaattataatatatcgcCTTATGTATATAACAAGTTGATAATATCTAAGAATCCTATAAAAGAACTAAAAAACagttatttaatatttattaatactcAGAaagatacaaataataaatataatgaaaataataatgatcataatataaatgggaATGGTCGTAAGAAGAAGctgaaatttttattattaacgaCAAAGAAAATTTATGATGATCATGATGAACACATGAGTATTACTCCTCATGATGTTGAAATtacaaaatatgtaaataaagtTAGTGATgagatatataataatatacatgcAGAAGATGTTATTGAATTAGCTTATAATAAAGgagatcaaaaaaaaaagaaattaaatgaaCAAGATAATTCgtatagaaaaatatttcaattttttgaaataaatattttacagaatgtaaaaaataatataggtTTTGTTATGTTTAAAACGTTTGAGGATTTTAAGGaggaaatatttttatttttattttcaaataCATCAGCGAATTTTATAACTGTTCAAACGAATGGatccatatatatgtggAATTTTAAAAAGTACTTAAgtgatttaaataaatataaaaaaaaaaaaaaaataaaaaaaaataataataatataaataatataaacaatataaacaataataataataatccaagttattgtaataaatatcatTATAGTGATGTAAAAAAtgagaagaagaaaaaaatatccaTTTGTTGTTTTTATACCTCTCTTTATGTTGAATATATGATGGAGTCTTCAGCAATGCATGAACAtgcaaaaacaaaaaataaaaacgaGAATGTGttgaatgaaataaataaagaaaataagaatgatttgtttattatatcttcAACATCTTGTTCGTCCTATTATTATTCGTCTAGTGATTATGATGACGGGCGTAGTGATAATACATTAGATGATGAAGGGAAAGGAAATGGTAATTATTCAGATGATTCTTTACGAAGAATGGGAAGGAATATGGGGAATGACTTTAttagaagaaataataataataataataataatatgagaaTGATGAATGATGatgttaataatacaaataataatatttgtaataagAGGGATCGTGTGGATTATGGTTTATTAGATAGGGAGGAAGGGAATAATAAAAGTGAAGGgtgtattataaaaaatttagaaCATATTTCTAAAttggataaaaataaagataaaaaaggtaaaattagtaattatgataaatataataataataataataatatatataataataaatattgtgAGAAtagttttttaaaaaaaacgaaCATTTGTAATAAATGTTCAAATGAGAAGAAATGTATTCATACATTAAATAacgaaaaaacaaataataaaacaaaattacGAGCAAAGAAAttacattataaaataagtaaTATATCCTTGAATATATCTGATGAATATTTAATTGTTGCCGATGgtataacaaataaatctAATTCatcaaaagatataaataatgctGTTACCATGAGAactaatatatctatatttagTACAAAAACTTATGAAGAAACCAAATTTTTTGATTTAAAGAAATGTGATAGTTATGTTAGTTTTATAGAACCTAATCCATTTTAcaaagatataatattatttggtTGTTTtcgaaaatatatatatttattaaatgttgaaaaaaaaaaaattataaaaaaattttcatatgatagtgatttaaaaaatttctcTGCAGAATGGAATAAAAACGGATACTTTTTTATAGTATCTCATAATTTTGGTTACTTTTCTATATttacattaaataaaaattcttgTTATAAATTTACATTACGTGAACAGATAACATCTACACAAATATGTTTTCTAAATGATTTAAATGcaaatgaaaatatggaAGATTATGATAATGTTAATGTTATGTCAGATGTTTATGTGTATGATTCGGTTGGTGGTATGAACGAATCTAATCGTGTCCTTCCGGTCGGAGGTGTGTCGACATCTAATAATAATCTTATGAGTATGAGGGGGCGACGTCTCACACGGTCCACCCGAAACAAtggaaataataacaacaacaataataataataataataataggagtagtattaataatagaagtagtaataataatagaagtagtaataataatagtagtagtaataataataatagtagtaataataataggagtagtaataataatagtagtagtaataatcgTAGCGGACATAGACTTACCAGGGGAGGGAACAAAATCGAACGAACCTCCAATAGTGATGACGAACTCGAGATTATTTCAAgaaataatgttaataattcAAACGAtcaagatataaataataataataataataacaacagcaataataataaagaggaACAGAATAATTTAAGTTTTAAGTCCTCtagtaaaaagaaaaagaaaatcatCGAAGAAAGCTCAGATTACGCAAGCTCAGAAAAAACTATTTATACCTTATATACAGATAGTAATTCAAGATGCTCCAAgcaaaattacaaaaaaaataaaaataaaaagaacaaCCATAATAAGGATACTGTACACGGTAATAATCCCTTAGGAGATATAAAcacacaaacaaaaaaacaaacaaataagagtattaatattaataaaaatgatgatgctCAGGAGGATGATCTTTTAAATGATGAAGTGAAAATTATAGAAAATGGAAAGAACACATTTGGAAAGAGAACAAAACAAAGAttcttaaataataataaacagaCTGTTATTAATTTGGAATGTATGTCGAATAATAACGACGAAGTTATTAATGTGGAGGATGTGCATAGAGAAACGCAAAAgagcaaaaataaaataaaaacaaaaaagaaaaataacaataataataataataataattatgatgatgatgatgaaggtGTGGATGTGTGTGAGGATAAGGATGAGGATGAAATTATCAACATtgatcatattattaatacaagTTCGTCGTTTAATtcaaaagataatatatataagaaaaataaaaaaatttcaaagaatttaaaaaaaaggaattcaGAACCTGACTGTATTCATATTAACGATAGTAGTTTCATGGGGAATAAAGATGACGCGTTTGTATTAGATGACGACGATGAAATAAAGagtaacaacaataataataatgatgataatgatgataattattgtCAGAATGAAAGATGTGATGAACCATGGGGGCACCCAAATAAACAATCCaattttgttaaaaaaagtaaaatacgAAGAAAGTGTAAAAAGGAAGTAACAGAAATATGTGATGATAAAAAGGAAGAGCAAATTTCAAGTAATGATGATTCTTTTTTTGATAACCAGAGCTCAATTAGTTTTCTTAGTGATGATTCgaaatatgataattatacaGACTGGTTAAATTATACATCAGATGGTAGTTATacatcatatattaataaaaattggaAAATTGggaaaattgaaaaaattgaaaatatggaaaaaattgaaaatattgaaaaaattgaaaatatggaaaatattgaaaatatggaaaatattggaaaaattgaaaatatggaaaatattggaaaaattgaaaatattgaaaaaattggaaatattaaaaatattgaaaaaattgaacaaaataataataaaagttgtGATAGTATATCCAACACATCTTGGAGTTCCGATAATGATCAAGATTTCTTAATTAATTCCATGTTATCATcaaatgattatattaaaaatgtgaaaggttatttatttagaaaagataatataaaagaagattTGTGTGTGaaggataataatatgaataattgtTTAAAGGATTTCGGTTGTTATTATAAAGATTCAGGTAGTCATAacttgaaatatataaattcttcAGTGTTATCAcagaataataattattgtaataataaatatatatatgcaaatGATTATTTGAATACATGTATTATGTACCAAAATTtttatagaaataataattcagGTTGTTTAATTTATAccaaaaagaagaaaagaagaTGTGCGTCGGAAGAAAATAAACCTATACTTAacaattttaataacatGAATATTCTTGTCGATaagaaatttaaaatatacgaGCAAGAATTACAACCTTTACTTCCTCGTTTTTCTAGTTTTAATTCGTGTGAAAATTATTtagattttttaaaaaatgagaaaataGATCcgatacatatttatataagttattataaatatatatatggaaaattAAGAAATAGAGATAAAAGTTATAAGAATTTATTGGTATatgacatattatataaggtATTACAAAATTATAGAAAGAGTATgtctttatataatacaaaaatagATAATAAGAACGAGAggaatgtaaataatatttattgtgATAAATTTATGAAATCTAGTAGTATAAAACAAATTGATTATTTTAATGGTCCTTCTCCTAAAGATCAGGGTATTATtatgttaaataatataattcttaAAGATGAGCTTAAGAATGATTTGGGTTCATTAGGCGAGAAAGGAATAGTTATGTGTGATGAATCTACAAATTGTGATTACAAAAAAGAGAAAGAGGTTGATTTAAAAATGGATCCCTTgttagaaaaattaaataaatatattgaattttataaaacGGGGAAAGCAGAAAAGTATAAACAGAATTATCTaaatttaatgaaaatatataaaatatataatcgtTTTGTTAACAAAACAGATGATGTTCTATgttcaaataatattatatataataataagaagaagaagaagaagaatgaTTATGGtaattacaatatatatagaaataataaaaatgattatgaTTTATTGTATGCTTCAATTTTTTATCGTTTTTTAAAAAGGTTACCTtgtaaagaagaagaaaatattgataattttatttattataatagagACATGATTTGTAAGAAgaatagaaataaatataataataaagaaaagaaaagaaaaagattaAAAGATTATTTACAAGCATATTTAATGCATTATGAAAGGGTacatcaaaaaaaagaagattgggattatattttatttttatatacaagtaataataaaatgatttatatgaataattatacaaaaaagaaaatattagaaaccttagaagaaaaatatcaaaaaaatttaataagaGAAAAGTTTAATATGTTACATAATTATCCCTTAAAAGGTAGAAattgtattataaaaaatgttgatCAATTAATAGCATGTCAATATTTGAATCCATATTCAGTATATGTAAGATCTCCTGTGgataattatgattatattaatatacagAGTTTTGATAATTCCTTTCTTTCAAATTATTCAAGATATAATGATTTCTTTACGATGTTTAGAAATAatgtgtataataatattaacaacaataataatagaaataataattttaatacttctttaaattatgaacatataGCTAGCTCAGTTCGAAATACAGAAATAGCTGTAATAAGTGAGGGCTCTTCTATGTTTACTAGTGACCAGTCGGCAAATTATTTTTCTGAGGACGAAGAAGAAGATGACGATGATTATTATGAcgatgattattatgatgacgattatgatgatgatgatgatgatgatgaggATTATGCAGATGatgatttttataatgatgaatatacatatacaaaccctgcatattattataatcgaAGATATACAAGAAATAGAGCTCGACGGACATCACAGCGTACAAGAAATAatagaagaaataataataacaacaataataataataggaaGTCAAGAAAAAGATCTACTAGAACgaataggaaaaaaaatgaaagaaccaaaaaaaaaaactttgaaaattttttaaatgtaagGAAAAGTGATAGACTAAGGAATAAAGAAcagaataaaaaagaagaaaataataataacaacaacaataataataataataataataataatgcacTTTTTAGAAACTCATTAAATTCTAGAAATAGATATAATACCAGATCTTCTAATATTAACCGTGATCATCtcatatga